A single genomic interval of Chitinophaga sp. 180180018-3 harbors:
- a CDS encoding response regulator transcription factor, which yields MSDQKINLLIGDDHPLVTEGLTTLLGQSGDIIIRGVAATGKDILEQVNTIAADVLLLDVNLPDMSGIEICLEARKLNPALKILGLSNFSERSIVLRMLHNGASGYLLKSVPIAEMVKAIEIVAGGGIYLSREAQELLTKQDAFNAVEKPVLTAREKQVLQLIAEGLTSPQIAAKLFISPLTVESHRKNLMQKFKAGNAAGLVRKAAEWGF from the coding sequence ATGAGTGATCAGAAAATCAATCTGCTGATAGGCGACGATCATCCGTTGGTAACGGAAGGACTAACCACCCTGCTTGGGCAAAGCGGGGATATCATCATCCGGGGTGTGGCTGCAACGGGGAAGGATATACTGGAACAGGTAAATACCATTGCTGCGGATGTACTGTTGCTGGATGTGAACCTGCCGGATATGAGTGGTATCGAAATATGCCTCGAAGCGAGGAAACTGAATCCGGCCCTGAAAATACTGGGCCTGAGTAATTTCAGTGAGCGTAGTATTGTATTACGTATGCTGCATAACGGTGCGTCGGGTTACCTGCTGAAAAGCGTGCCCATTGCGGAGATGGTAAAGGCGATTGAAATAGTGGCCGGAGGCGGCATTTACCTGAGCCGGGAAGCGCAGGAGCTACTGACAAAACAAGACGCGTTTAATGCTGTTGAAAAGCCGGTATTGACGGCCAGGGAGAAGCAGGTACTGCAGCTGATTGCAGAAGGGTTGACCTCACCGCAGATTGCTGCGAAATTATTTATCAGTCCGTTGACAGTAGAGAGTCACCGGAAAAACCTGATGCAGAAGTTCAAGGCAGGCAATGCTGCCGGACTGGTGAGAAAGGCCGCCGAATGGGGGTTCTGA
- a CDS encoding YceI family protein, which produces MKKSIIALSALAVLASCGGPSSDKAATTEKQEVAAATGNNFTIDTTGTVVGWRGTHKGGMAPRFGVISVTGGSLSAGKDGLTAGTVDINMVSLKVDTASVTEKDKKASDLEGHLKSPDFFNVGKYPTAKFVITKVAAYDSTQQKSLLPGANHLISGNLTLKDSTLNITFPAVVNVTADEVTATAKFVIDRSAWGISYKTDGSPENWMISKDVELDLNLKAKKK; this is translated from the coding sequence ATGAAAAAATCGATCATCGCATTATCTGCCCTCGCTGTATTGGCATCCTGCGGAGGTCCTTCCTCTGACAAAGCTGCAACTACCGAAAAACAGGAAGTAGCAGCTGCAACCGGCAACAACTTCACCATCGACACTACCGGCACCGTTGTTGGCTGGCGCGGTACACACAAAGGTGGTATGGCTCCCCGCTTTGGCGTTATTTCCGTTACAGGAGGAAGCCTTTCTGCTGGTAAAGATGGATTAACTGCAGGTACTGTGGATATCAACATGGTTTCCCTGAAAGTGGATACGGCATCTGTAACTGAAAAAGACAAAAAAGCGAGCGACCTCGAAGGGCACCTGAAAAGCCCCGACTTTTTCAATGTAGGAAAGTATCCTACCGCGAAATTCGTTATTACAAAAGTAGCTGCTTACGACAGCACCCAGCAGAAGAGCCTCTTACCAGGTGCTAATCACCTGATCAGCGGTAACCTGACACTGAAAGACAGCACCCTGAACATCACGTTCCCTGCTGTAGTAAATGTTACTGCCGATGAAGTAACTGCTACTGCAAAATTTGTTATCGACAGAAGCGCCTGGGGTATCAGCTACAAAACTGATGGTAGCCCTGAAAACTGGATGATCAGCAAAGATGTTGAACTGGACCTTAACCTCAAGGCTAAGAAAAAATAA
- a CDS encoding AraC family transcriptional regulator — MFDQFVQLPYEIVPEILDEWTAPARPMHYFQLAYIREGKGVHHVNGNSYPYSNGKLFLLSPDDQHSFDIQTTTGFLFIRFSQLFILQLKDDAERLEQCDWMKKTDYIFHNYHSKAGCIFRDPADESLAATLLQSIEREHLLHGKGYRLIIRQSMSILLNLIARNLLRAENTGVAENSGRFSIMQIISYLQEHVYEPQQLKLPQLAARFNISTTYLGEYFRKHTGQSIQEYVIEYKLKLVETRLGYSNMRIQEIAEELGFTDESYLSRLFKKRRGITPGAYRKQLQPAK; from the coding sequence ATGTTTGATCAATTTGTGCAGTTGCCATATGAAATTGTGCCGGAGATACTGGACGAATGGACGGCCCCCGCGCGCCCGATGCATTATTTTCAACTGGCTTATATCCGCGAGGGCAAAGGAGTACATCATGTAAACGGAAACAGTTATCCATACAGTAACGGAAAATTATTCCTGCTCTCTCCGGACGATCAGCATAGTTTCGACATCCAAACCACCACCGGGTTCCTGTTCATCCGCTTCTCCCAGTTGTTCATCCTCCAGTTGAAAGACGATGCGGAGCGGCTCGAACAATGCGACTGGATGAAGAAAACGGATTACATCTTCCATAACTATCATTCCAAAGCAGGTTGTATCTTCCGGGATCCGGCCGATGAAAGTCTTGCTGCTACTTTGTTACAGAGCATCGAACGGGAGCACCTGCTGCACGGAAAAGGCTACCGGCTGATCATCCGGCAATCGATGTCGATTTTGCTGAACCTCATTGCCCGGAACCTGCTGCGCGCTGAAAATACCGGCGTTGCAGAAAACAGTGGCCGCTTCTCCATCATGCAAATCATCAGCTACCTGCAGGAACATGTCTATGAGCCCCAACAACTAAAACTGCCGCAACTGGCGGCCCGCTTCAATATTTCAACAACTTACCTGGGCGAGTATTTCAGGAAACATACGGGGCAGAGTATACAGGAATACGTAATTGAATACAAACTCAAACTGGTGGAAACCCGCCTCGGATACAGTAACATGCGCATCCAGGAAATAGCTGAGGAACTGGGATTTACTGATGAAAGTTATTTGTCGCGCCTCTTTAAAAAACGCCGTGGTATTACGCCCGGAGCGTACCGCAAACAGTTGCAGCCCGCTAAATGA
- a CDS encoding glycosyltransferase, which produces MKRVLYAFPYNPITLHSGCQTRAYTLLRYFKDRGMKVDLISRQGDWERISPEGMEAIRNSGLVEKAWFWFRKPLKKNPITYFFNYKLKELLFKLKLKPVKGAVPNHVNSYSQQLFNDILQHNSYDYIIISYIYWADLIKNNPYIGQAVTILDTHDFMSSQHQRDKGFRLGPALGDEVRRLSLFDQVWSLSQEETYFFGQFVKGETWFHPVVVEKAPPAAADTPEKFDLIYVASDNRNNMISCEWFFNQVYPLLPATIRICVIGKITAHVPSGLKNVTLVPFAASLSEYYDQSRVVLCPMLAGTGVKVKVIEAMSFGLPVVCNNHGLDGLPNKSSNGCLATENPAEFAEYIQQLLNDPVFYAQQSAFAATCFKNNFSEEIAYRQLDAALGIKPS; this is translated from the coding sequence ATGAAGCGGGTACTTTATGCTTTTCCATATAATCCTATAACACTGCACAGTGGCTGCCAGACACGGGCCTATACTTTGCTCAGGTATTTTAAGGACAGAGGCATGAAGGTAGATTTGATTTCCCGCCAGGGCGATTGGGAGAGAATTTCGCCGGAAGGCATGGAAGCTATCCGCAACAGTGGCCTGGTAGAAAAGGCCTGGTTCTGGTTTCGTAAGCCTCTCAAGAAAAATCCGATCACTTATTTTTTTAATTATAAGCTGAAGGAGCTGCTGTTTAAGTTAAAGCTGAAACCCGTCAAAGGTGCGGTGCCAAATCATGTTAATTCATATTCTCAGCAGTTATTCAACGATATTCTGCAGCATAACAGTTACGACTATATTATTATCAGCTATATCTACTGGGCCGATCTGATAAAAAACAATCCTTACATCGGACAAGCGGTGACGATCCTGGACACGCATGATTTTATGTCGTCGCAACACCAGCGCGACAAAGGTTTCCGGCTGGGACCTGCTCTCGGGGATGAAGTGAGAAGATTATCGTTGTTTGATCAGGTATGGAGTCTTTCGCAGGAGGAAACCTACTTCTTCGGGCAGTTTGTAAAGGGCGAGACCTGGTTTCATCCGGTGGTAGTGGAGAAAGCGCCGCCTGCAGCGGCAGATACGCCGGAAAAGTTCGACCTGATCTATGTTGCTTCCGATAACCGGAATAATATGATCTCCTGCGAATGGTTTTTCAATCAGGTGTATCCGTTATTGCCTGCAACGATCCGCATTTGTGTCATAGGTAAGATAACCGCTCATGTACCGTCGGGGTTGAAGAATGTTACATTGGTACCGTTCGCAGCATCACTGAGCGAATATTATGATCAGTCGCGCGTAGTACTCTGCCCTATGCTGGCGGGTACCGGCGTAAAAGTGAAAGTAATTGAAGCCATGTCATTCGGACTGCCTGTAGTGTGTAATAATCATGGACTGGATGGTTTACCGAATAAAAGCAGCAATGGTTGCCTGGCTACAGAAAACCCTGCTGAATTTGCAGAGTATATACAACAGCTGTTGAATGATCCGGTATTTTATGCGCAGCAAAGTGCCTTCGCCGCTACCTGTTTCAAAAATAATTTTTCAGAAGAAATTGCTTACAGGCAACTGGATGCCGCATTAGGGATTAAACCATCGTAA
- a CDS encoding glycosyltransferase family 2 protein, translating into MRHPLVSIIIPVYNLAPYLPRCIQAVTGQSYPHTEIIVVDDGSTDDSLAVLQQLAQVHENIQVLTQPNAGPGPARNNGLDHAKGDYILFVDGDDWIEPETVAACVTEAEKHQADIVCYGHRTVKWVKDQFHTVWTTQYHPENYINSDFLVSCLAECSLRKDIISTAAWGKLYRRDLIEKHCIRFRIPKFEDTPFVIEAVYYAKAIRCIDGVFYNYLIREAEQKEQSITGARLSEEKIKAFYAADRLVKNFLMEQHIFEQYREEYQRFHNARVVIYGGYFETYVNAATVGKEAHRIMMQQLLENRKALTWHRKQVSRQYRKRIFMLKIGTAIGTVNIATARRFFLFYENIMGLKK; encoded by the coding sequence ATGCGGCACCCTCTTGTAAGTATTATCATCCCCGTTTATAATCTGGCGCCTTATCTGCCCCGTTGTATCCAGGCTGTTACCGGGCAAAGCTATCCTCATACGGAGATTATTGTAGTGGATGACGGATCTACAGACGATTCACTGGCTGTTTTACAACAGCTGGCGCAGGTGCATGAGAATATCCAGGTACTGACCCAGCCTAACGCCGGCCCCGGGCCTGCCAGAAACAATGGGCTGGACCACGCCAAGGGCGATTATATTTTATTTGTAGACGGAGACGACTGGATTGAGCCGGAAACAGTAGCGGCATGTGTAACCGAAGCAGAAAAACACCAGGCCGATATCGTCTGCTACGGACACCGGACCGTCAAATGGGTGAAAGATCAGTTCCATACTGTCTGGACCACTCAATACCATCCGGAAAATTACATCAACAGCGATTTCCTGGTTAGCTGCCTGGCAGAGTGTTCGCTCAGGAAAGATATCATCAGCACCGCTGCCTGGGGAAAGCTCTACAGACGCGACTTGATAGAGAAACATTGCATCAGGTTCCGCATCCCGAAATTCGAAGATACCCCTTTTGTTATAGAGGCCGTTTATTATGCCAAAGCAATCAGGTGCATCGACGGAGTTTTTTATAACTATTTAATCCGGGAAGCGGAACAAAAGGAGCAGTCTATTACCGGCGCGCGCCTGTCTGAAGAAAAAATCAAAGCATTTTATGCGGCAGACCGTCTTGTAAAGAATTTCCTGATGGAGCAGCATATTTTCGAACAATACCGGGAAGAATACCAACGTTTTCACAACGCAAGGGTAGTGATATATGGAGGCTACTTTGAAACATATGTCAACGCTGCCACGGTCGGCAAAGAAGCGCACAGGATAATGATGCAGCAATTACTGGAAAACAGGAAAGCGCTTACCTGGCACCGGAAACAGGTTTCCCGCCAATACCGGAAAAGAATCTTTATGCTCAAAATAGGAACTGCTATAGGTACGGTAAACATAGCCACAGCCAGACGTTTCTTTCTCTTTTACGAAAACATCATGGGGCTCAAAAAGTAA
- a CDS encoding MFS transporter: MDAALQLAHPRRWWALGILCLGAFLSPLDFFIVNIALPAIKADLGLSDSSLQLVVAGYGAAYAVFVVTGGRLGDIYGRKRLFLSGMLLFTISSGACAMSVNSWWLIGARIIQGFAAAMLAPQVLSTIRVIFPREEQPAAMGIFGAVFGLAAISGQLLGGILVKAGLFGLSWQSVFLINIPVGVITMLTGMYILKENRPPVRQQLDIPGMLLITAALLLFIYPIIKGREAHWPAWVFICLGIALMAGLAFIRVEKSVLGQGKSPLIHLPLFRDRHFVSGLAIIYLYNHTASFFLVYPYYLQRGLHWDVLAAGLSVLPYAAGFFTGPLISAAVARRAGNYVVSIGQGLLVIGFTGAVVALLLSPEPGWLLTIALFCAGMGHGIVMPSMMRITLAGIDAHVAGQAAGIVSTAIQVGSVLGVALLGTLFFMLLDHYAFNAAISLTLGVLALVQLYAFLLTIKINNIK, from the coding sequence ATGGACGCAGCATTACAGCTCGCGCATCCCCGGCGATGGTGGGCATTGGGAATACTTTGCCTGGGTGCATTTCTTTCACCATTGGATTTTTTCATTGTTAACATTGCGCTTCCGGCCATCAAAGCGGATCTGGGGCTAAGCGACAGCTCATTACAGCTGGTAGTGGCGGGTTACGGGGCCGCCTATGCTGTTTTCGTAGTAACAGGCGGCAGGCTGGGTGATATTTACGGCCGCAAGCGGTTGTTTTTGTCGGGGATGCTGCTGTTTACGATCAGTTCGGGCGCCTGCGCTATGTCGGTCAACAGCTGGTGGCTGATTGGCGCCAGGATCATACAAGGCTTTGCTGCAGCCATGCTGGCGCCACAGGTGCTCTCCACTATCCGGGTAATATTTCCGCGTGAAGAGCAACCGGCAGCGATGGGTATTTTCGGCGCCGTATTTGGGCTGGCCGCTATTTCAGGGCAGTTGCTGGGTGGTATACTGGTGAAGGCCGGCTTGTTTGGATTAAGCTGGCAGAGCGTATTTCTGATCAATATTCCGGTAGGTGTGATCACGATGCTAACGGGCATGTATATACTAAAAGAAAACCGGCCGCCTGTCCGGCAGCAGCTGGATATTCCGGGCATGCTCCTGATCACGGCAGCACTGCTGCTGTTTATTTATCCCATCATCAAAGGCAGGGAAGCGCATTGGCCGGCGTGGGTGTTCATTTGCCTGGGAATAGCATTGATGGCGGGGTTAGCCTTTATACGGGTAGAAAAATCGGTACTGGGTCAGGGGAAATCACCGTTGATACACCTGCCCCTGTTCCGCGACCGGCATTTTGTATCGGGCCTTGCGATCATCTATCTATATAACCATACTGCATCATTTTTCCTTGTGTATCCGTATTATTTACAACGCGGGCTGCATTGGGACGTATTAGCGGCCGGTTTATCGGTACTGCCCTATGCAGCGGGATTTTTTACGGGCCCGCTTATCAGCGCAGCGGTGGCAAGGCGGGCCGGCAATTATGTAGTCAGCATTGGTCAGGGTTTACTGGTGATCGGTTTCACCGGAGCAGTAGTTGCATTGCTCCTATCACCGGAACCGGGATGGCTGCTCACTATCGCCCTTTTCTGTGCGGGTATGGGGCACGGAATTGTGATGCCTTCGATGATGCGCATTACCTTAGCAGGTATTGACGCGCATGTAGCCGGACAGGCAGCGGGTATTGTCAGTACCGCTATACAGGTGGGCAGCGTATTGGGCGTAGCATTGCTGGGTACTTTATTTTTTATGTTGCTGGATCATTATGCCTTTAATGCCGCCATATCGCTGACGCTGGGCGTACTGGCCCTGGTGCAGTTGTATGCGTTCCTGTTAACTATCAAAATAAATAACATTAAATAA
- a CDS encoding MFS transporter — MKISIVTEKRIKEGNIGIATILAFAIIPMSGFATDIYLPSLPGMTRALGISNGQAQLTLSLFLISYGLSQLFVGGLLDSYGRYRLSLISIFVMVVSSVIIANTHNIYVIYAMRILHGVTMATMAVSKRALFVDLYSGDKLRHYLSFFTIIWSTGPIVAPFIGGYLEVNFGWESNFYFLGAFGALFFLLELIFGGETIKHTTPFHPTKIIAIYYEMIRTSSFTLGIGMMGLAYSMVMVYNMSGPFIIEHHFSLSPVVTGYCSLALGFAWMVGGFAGKAMINRPLLRKMSVNVGLQLFWAALLFVMYTLFDQLWTVLVFAFLVHVGAGFTYNNYFTFCLQRFPRNAGIAGGLTGGLSYVIVSILSGALMYLLPAKDGVNLSFSYLALGLFSVVVMYRVGVLTRKEQTPLVSA, encoded by the coding sequence ATGAAGATTAGCATTGTTACAGAAAAAAGGATCAAGGAAGGCAATATAGGAATAGCCACCATTCTCGCATTTGCCATAATACCCATGTCAGGATTTGCGACCGACATTTACCTCCCTTCACTGCCCGGCATGACGCGGGCATTGGGGATCTCCAACGGTCAGGCCCAGCTTACGCTGAGCTTATTTTTGATCAGCTATGGATTATCACAACTGTTTGTAGGCGGACTGCTCGACAGCTACGGACGGTACCGCTTATCGCTCATATCCATATTTGTGATGGTGGTCTCCAGCGTGATCATCGCCAATACCCACAACATTTACGTTATCTATGCCATGCGTATACTGCATGGAGTTACGATGGCTACAATGGCAGTAAGCAAGCGTGCCCTTTTTGTTGATTTATATTCGGGAGATAAATTAAGGCACTATCTCAGTTTTTTTACGATCATCTGGTCAACCGGCCCTATTGTAGCACCTTTCATCGGTGGCTACCTGGAGGTTAACTTTGGTTGGGAGTCCAATTTTTATTTCCTCGGAGCCTTTGGCGCCTTGTTCTTCCTGCTGGAGCTGATCTTTGGCGGTGAAACTATCAAACACACCACACCTTTTCATCCCACAAAAATCATTGCTATTTATTATGAGATGATACGCACCAGCAGCTTTACGCTGGGTATAGGAATGATGGGACTGGCTTACTCCATGGTAATGGTATACAACATGTCGGGCCCGTTTATTATCGAGCATCATTTCAGCCTCTCACCCGTTGTTACGGGCTATTGCTCGCTGGCGTTGGGCTTTGCCTGGATGGTGGGAGGTTTCGCCGGAAAAGCAATGATCAACCGGCCGCTGCTCCGCAAAATGAGCGTAAACGTTGGGTTACAGCTGTTCTGGGCTGCATTGCTATTTGTGATGTATACCCTGTTCGATCAGCTGTGGACCGTGCTTGTATTTGCTTTCCTCGTACATGTGGGCGCCGGGTTTACTTATAACAACTACTTTACTTTCTGTTTGCAACGCTTCCCCCGCAATGCGGGCATCGCCGGAGGCCTCACCGGTGGCCTGTCTTATGTGATCGTTTCCATTCTGAGTGGGGCGCTGATGTACCTCCTGCCTGCAAAAGACGGCGTAAATTTATCTTTCAGCTATCTTGCACTGGGGCTTTTCAGCGTAGTAGTGATGTATCGCGTAGGCGTACTGACGCGTAAAGAACAAACGCCGCTGGTAAGTGCCTGA
- a CDS encoding sensor histidine kinase: MKTWLLCMMFLTTWNIISAQQASRRQLDSTLELAARKAPDTTRARLMYEVAELYLKSNQPDSALFHALQSEQLMQEQHYHYGRAKSLFVLGKIYARTNKLDKSEAAYNEVRRLMQPDTSAPAMHLYAIATGNLSAVIGRKGNPDRELEMLLSVIPIFEKLNDTLSLSVSMFNIASKFINAGQPQKAYPYLLKNIAMVRIKGQPENKANAYITAATLLLQMDSVPQAGQYLAQARTALDAAGASSLWGPWYLYDAMYESRNGHFKVAEQRCEQADSVITIWKDKNNHYNLLTARLKIYEAQGKYAAAIGQAREIYKLAAEDGSAYYHLSSLKDLYQLHEKAGRLKESFTYLKAYTELKDSLDQRQIKVRINELEQQYQASENERRILELKNQNSTQQLALQQGYFRQMIYLFALLVVIVVLFLLFLLLRNRQRISRQRQQLLERELEKVKHEQTINNYAAMLNGQEQERSRLARELHDGLGGRLSALQLNLTKLPENASGIKEKLSHQLETSMMELRQIARDLTPVSLSRFGLADALKDDAHTLKEAGINIILQVLDLSNDIPYPVQLMLYRIVQESVTNAVRHAAATRILVQCSQQDNIIYITVEDDGKGFDPAGTQGGSGMENIKARVSHLNGVLDIQSAPGAGTIINIECKLP; encoded by the coding sequence ATGAAAACATGGCTACTTTGCATGATGTTCCTCACAACCTGGAACATCATCAGCGCGCAACAGGCATCCCGGCGACAATTGGATAGTACGTTGGAACTGGCTGCCAGGAAGGCTCCTGATACTACCAGGGCGCGACTGATGTATGAAGTGGCCGAGCTGTATCTCAAAAGTAATCAGCCCGACAGTGCCCTTTTCCATGCGCTGCAGTCGGAACAGCTCATGCAGGAGCAGCACTACCATTACGGCCGTGCAAAATCCCTTTTTGTACTCGGAAAGATTTATGCGCGTACCAATAAACTTGATAAATCGGAAGCGGCCTATAACGAAGTACGCCGCCTTATGCAGCCGGATACCAGCGCTCCGGCCATGCACCTCTATGCCATTGCCACCGGGAACCTTTCCGCGGTGATCGGAAGAAAAGGAAACCCCGACCGGGAACTGGAAATGTTACTATCTGTTATCCCCATTTTTGAAAAACTCAACGACACGCTTTCACTGTCCGTTAGCATGTTCAATATTGCTTCCAAATTTATTAATGCCGGCCAGCCACAAAAAGCGTATCCTTATTTGCTGAAGAATATAGCAATGGTCCGCATCAAAGGCCAGCCGGAGAATAAGGCCAACGCTTATATCACGGCAGCTACCCTGTTGTTGCAGATGGATAGTGTGCCTCAGGCCGGCCAGTACCTGGCACAGGCCCGCACAGCGCTGGATGCTGCAGGCGCCAGCAGCTTATGGGGACCGTGGTACCTGTATGATGCCATGTACGAAAGCAGGAACGGCCATTTCAAAGTAGCAGAACAGCGCTGCGAACAGGCCGATTCTGTTATTACTATCTGGAAGGATAAAAATAATCACTACAACCTGCTGACAGCGCGGCTGAAGATTTATGAAGCACAGGGGAAGTATGCTGCTGCTATTGGTCAGGCTCGTGAAATTTATAAGCTGGCAGCGGAAGACGGGTCCGCGTATTATCATTTGTCGTCCCTGAAAGACCTCTACCAGCTTCATGAAAAGGCCGGGCGCCTGAAAGAGTCGTTTACTTACCTGAAAGCCTATACGGAGTTGAAAGACAGCCTCGATCAACGTCAGATAAAAGTCCGCATCAACGAGCTGGAACAGCAGTACCAGGCCAGCGAAAATGAACGGCGTATACTGGAGTTGAAAAATCAGAACAGCACGCAGCAGCTGGCATTGCAGCAGGGATATTTCCGGCAAATGATTTATCTGTTTGCGTTGTTGGTAGTAATCGTGGTATTGTTCCTGCTTTTCCTGTTGCTGCGTAACCGGCAGCGCATTAGCCGGCAGCGTCAGCAACTGTTGGAACGGGAGCTGGAAAAAGTAAAGCATGAACAAACGATCAACAATTACGCAGCTATGCTCAACGGGCAGGAACAGGAGCGCAGCCGGCTTGCCCGGGAATTGCACGATGGGCTGGGAGGGCGGCTATCGGCGTTACAATTGAACCTTACCAAGCTTCCTGAGAATGCCTCGGGGATAAAAGAGAAACTGAGCCATCAGCTGGAAACCTCTATGATGGAGCTGCGGCAGATAGCCCGCGATCTTACACCGGTGTCGCTGTCGCGCTTCGGATTGGCTGATGCCCTGAAAGACGATGCCCATACCCTGAAAGAAGCCGGTATCAATATCATTCTTCAGGTACTGGATCTCAGCAATGATATTCCTTATCCCGTGCAGCTGATGCTTTACCGGATCGTACAGGAAAGTGTTACCAACGCTGTCAGGCATGCAGCAGCTACGCGGATACTGGTACAATGCTCCCAACAGGATAATATCATTTATATTACAGTGGAAGACGATGGAAAAGGATTTGATCCGGCCGGTACACAGGGCGGAAGCGGAATGGAAAACATAAAGGCCCGTGTAAGTCATCTGAACGGTGTGCTGGATATACAATCGGCGCCGGGTGCAGGCACCATCATCAATATAGAATGTAAACTGCCATGA
- a CDS encoding OmpA family protein, whose translation MSKFTRFGKSVLLASSVLALTGTAFAQENSNSKVDRVTPFNGVKDYRTWSIGVWGGGSAAFGPFGGPYYFNNFDFNHVGLVYGGYIKKQIFHNFGLQAEFMQGQVKGSTKGSQTLTNINGVPVPVGGINSFKTDIDWSASVSGVFTLGTINWINKKGFILPYVSAGAGAIAFRPSVTAVDGKDMSVLNSDGKSQHRELFIPVGAGAKFNVARGVNIDLGYTVNFVNSNVFDGVNNGKKDKFSTGRVGVEFALGSRRKPQLAVVNPAAQLAMDLWDKNAALKKSLAESDARNQQAIAELQSEVADMKKDTDGDGVPDYLDKCPNTPAGTKVDGAGCPLQTPVQIIKEKVIVTEADKKVVKDAIDNLEFDLGKATIRPTSLASLDKVAALLVEKNFSLKLAGHTDNTGSATTNMRLSKERAEAIKNYLVSKGANASRIEAVGYGSTQPIASNKTAAGRQQNRRVEFTLY comes from the coding sequence ATGAGTAAGTTTACAAGATTTGGGAAGTCTGTTCTATTGGCTTCATCTGTACTGGCATTGACGGGAACTGCATTTGCACAGGAAAATTCTAACTCGAAAGTAGACCGTGTTACTCCTTTCAATGGTGTTAAAGATTACCGCACCTGGTCAATCGGTGTGTGGGGTGGTGGATCAGCTGCTTTCGGTCCGTTCGGCGGCCCTTATTATTTCAATAACTTCGACTTCAATCACGTTGGGCTTGTGTATGGTGGTTATATCAAGAAACAGATCTTCCACAACTTCGGTCTGCAGGCTGAGTTTATGCAGGGACAAGTGAAAGGTTCTACCAAAGGATCTCAGACACTGACGAACATTAACGGTGTTCCTGTACCCGTTGGTGGCATTAACTCCTTCAAAACTGATATCGACTGGTCTGCTTCCGTAAGTGGTGTATTCACGCTCGGAACCATTAACTGGATCAATAAAAAAGGCTTCATTCTTCCGTATGTATCTGCCGGTGCTGGTGCTATTGCTTTCCGCCCGTCTGTAACTGCGGTGGATGGTAAAGATATGTCGGTGCTGAATTCCGATGGTAAATCTCAGCATCGTGAGTTATTTATACCGGTAGGAGCAGGTGCGAAATTTAACGTTGCACGCGGCGTTAATATAGACCTGGGTTACACCGTGAATTTTGTAAACAGCAATGTATTTGATGGTGTAAACAACGGCAAGAAAGATAAATTTTCTACCGGCCGTGTAGGAGTGGAATTTGCACTTGGTAGCAGAAGAAAACCACAGCTGGCAGTAGTAAATCCTGCAGCGCAGCTGGCAATGGACCTGTGGGATAAAAATGCGGCGCTGAAAAAATCCCTTGCAGAAAGCGATGCCCGCAATCAACAGGCTATTGCTGAACTGCAGAGCGAAGTAGCTGATATGAAGAAAGATACCGATGGCGACGGCGTTCCTGATTACCTGGATAAATGCCCGAATACGCCTGCTGGTACTAAGGTAGATGGAGCTGGTTGCCCACTGCAGACACCTGTACAGATTATCAAGGAAAAAGTAATCGTCACTGAAGCAGATAAGAAAGTGGTGAAAGATGCGATCGATAACCTGGAATTTGATCTGGGTAAAGCTACTATCAGACCTACTTCTTTGGCAAGTCTGGATAAGGTAGCTGCATTGCTGGTAGAGAAAAACTTTAGCCTGAAACTGGCTGGTCATACCGATAATACCGGTTCTGCCACCACTAACATGCGCCTCTCCAAAGAACGTGCTGAGGCTATTAAAAACTACCTCGTATCTAAAGGCGCCAATGCTTCCCGCATCGAAGCTGTTGGATATGGTTCTACTCAGCCGATTGCTTCCAACAAAACAGCAGCCGGCCGTCAGCAGAACAGACGCGTTGAGTTTACTTTGTATTAA